The Catellatospora citrea DNA segment CCCGTAGCACCTGCGCGATCCGGTCGGCGTCTGCGGGGTCGTGCACACCCAGCAGTCGTATGAGCAGGCTGGTCTTACCCACCTGCGAATCCCCGACAAGCATGACGTTGACGAAACGAGCCTGCATGGTGACGGCTTCCACGTCGTACAACAGCCGAAACGCCTCGTCCAGGCCGCGCGCCGCCCACGCCCAGCGGTCGGCGTACAGCAGCGGCCAAGCGATCACCAGGCCGCCTCCAGCATCCGTCGTCGCGCGATGCTCGCCCCCTGCGTCGCGGCGCCCAACGCGATCTGTTCCTCCTGGGCCTCGTTGACGCCCATAGCCTTCGCGCTGTGGCTGCGGAACATGTCTCCGGTAATCCGCAACAGGTGCTCGACCGACTCCCGGGTGGTCTCCAGGACCGCATCTCGGTAGGACAGCAGCAGGTTATGCGCCAGGTGTTCGCGCTCCCACAGCGTCCACTTGTTCTCACGCACCACGACGCTACCCAGCTCAAAGATCAGTGTGGCCAGCAGCGCCGGACCGATGGCGCCGGCGGCACGTCCAGCCCGACTGACCGTCATCAGCGTCTGCATCGTCATGATCGTGGCCGCAGGGTTCACCGCGGTCGGCTGCGGCGGACTCTCCGGCACGAGCATCATGAAAGCAGCCGCGCCCAGCAGTTGGTCATCACCAGCGGCAGCGGTGACTCCTGTCCCGCCGTCACCAGACCGCTCGCTGTCGATATTGCGCGCGAGCACGTGCGCCTCGATCGCCATGAACGGAAGGGCCTGGGCGGCGTGGGTAAGCCCCTGGCCAACCACGCCGTTCACCAGATCCAGCAGTGTCCGCCGGACCACTTCGAGATCGATGGCTGCGAGGGCGAACCGACGATCGCGGGCGACCGACTCGAGCACCTTCGACCGGATCCTTGCGACCTCGCCGGCGTTGAAGGATTCCGCGGCCAGACTCACAAGCCGGGATCGGCCCCCGGGGGCGCCCAGGGAGACGGTCTCCCGAATTCGCTTCCATGCCTCCGACCCGAACGTCTCCCGCAGCCGCCCGTCGAGCTGCGGCCGGACCTTGTTGAGGTGACTGTTGAGCGCCGTACGCAGGGTCAGATCGACTGCGGCCAGCAGCAGTTCCTTCTGCTCGGTGAACTCGGACATGACGCCTTCGAGCGCGTGGCCGCCCTGGACCTGGCCTATGGCCTCGTGGTGCACGTTGACCGCCAGCTTGATCATCGCGTCGACGTCGTCGATCACGACCTGGCGGACGAACTGCGCGGCCCGGGTCGCGGCCATCTCGCTGGTGGCCTGCTGCGACAGCGTCGCCCGCAGGGCCTGACTCACGGAGCCGATGCCGTTGCCCTCCATCGACAGCACGCCTTCGGTGCCGACGGCGTAGGTGTCTGCTGCGGCCTCACGCAACTGCGCGAACTCGGGCTCGTTCACCGCACACCGATTCAGCACCACCGTCGTGCCGGCCGCCTCACCCTCGGCAAGCGCCCTGGCGATGTCGGCTTCCATGGCGTTGGCAAGAAATATCTTGCCGGTGACGACGATGACGTTGGGACTGATCGCCACGGCGACACGCGTCAGACGCTGCCACTCGTCATCGTTGGACCGTTCGAATCCCGGCAGCAGGAGGATTCCCTGCCCATTGGCGGAGTCCTCCGCCGCGGGTACCTCGACCAGCAGGTGTAGAACATCCGAGTCGGCGCCGCGCAGGTAGCCCAACCATTCGGCGCTCGAGGTCTCCACCTCGACGATCTCGGGCTGCCCGGTCGAGCCCTGACGCATACGTACGACAGACGCCCGCGTCGCCCCGATACCGGCCGACTCGACGATAACCACGGGAACGCGCTCACCACGGCCTGAGTTGGGCCGCAGGTACCGTGCCGCATCCGGATAAAGTGCACGTGCCAGTGTCGTCTTGCCCGCGCCCTGCGACCCGGTCACCGTGACGAGAGTGAACCGTCGCAGTGCCTGGACAACACGGAGCGTGTTCAGCGTCCGCTCCCACGAGCGGTCCGAGACTTTTGCCCGATCCAGCCTGATCCCCAACTGCGCCATGCGGTCGATCAAGTGTGGCAGGCGTTCGAGTGCCGATGCGTGGTCGGCCTTCTCGTCCACGACGATGTCGTTCTCCGGCACGAGCCCTCGCTCTGGCTAGACGTCGCCTCGTGCCGATGCCTGGGAGTTCAACCAAAGGCGGCGCACGAATGGTGCTCAGAATAGAGCGGCCTGAAATAGTCGGGCAAGACCTCGCAGCGTCCGCTGACAGCCGGAATTCATGGCCGTGACAGCTCAGCATTTCTGGAAGTGGAACGACCCTCCGGGGCAGGTTTCCCACCAACAGGCGGAGCAGGCGATCCCAGTGGCACGCAACGAAGCTGGACGCGCTGGAGCCGTCCCCGTACCGAACAAGAGCAGTGACCTGGCTGCGGCGTTGAACTGCTCGCGGGCAGGGGTCAGTCGATGGTGAGCTCGGTGACAGATCTGCATAGCAGGGCCGACTGCAGGCGTCCCTGCCGTAATTTTTCGATGATGCAGGCGAGTCGCTGTTCAAGTCTCGGCGGCGTGAGTGGCGGCGCGCTCGGTTTTGATGTTGCGCAACCTACGGCTCATGTGGTGACACCTGCTTTCTGCGGGCGGGACTGGCGGTCCCGGATGCCGACCTACTCGTCGTGGTCGCGATGGCTGGTCGTGAACCGACGGTCGGCGAAGCGCGGCTTACGCGCGATGGCTAAAGCAGGCAGGGTAGCCACAGGGTGACGGGACATGCCCAGGTGCAAGCCGTGGCGAGAAGCGGGTGACGCGAGCGATACGGCAGGACGTCGACGTGCACGCGCTCGCGGTCGCCATCCGCTCGGCGACCCGCATCGAGTCCCTCATCTGGCTGCTCGACATCGCCGGACAGAGCCGGCGGGAGGCTGCCAAGACCGTTCGGCGGACCGCCCAGGCCCTGCTCACTGCCGCCCTGTCCTCGGGCGTGTAGCCGAGCCGGGCGATCTGGCGCACCGCGGTCTCGGCCTCGTCGAGCAGTGGCAGCGCCATGTCGACCCAGGCCTTGTCGAGGGTCCGCTCGGGCTCGCGGACGTCGGCCAGGCCAGCCCGGTCTCGACCAGCACCAGACCGTTTCGGTCGGTCTCCACGAGCAGGCGGTGGTTGACGGCACGGATCAGCGTCCGCCACTGTCGCGGGCGTCGCGCAGCCCGATGATGTACGCCGCAGTCAGCGCCACGCCCCGATCCTCGTCCTGCGCCAGCTCCGCCAGGGCGCGGGAGGCGGTGCTCCCCGGGATGCCGGCGAGCGCCTGGGTCAGCCGTCGGCGCGCGGACGAGTCGGCGACACCGGAGTCGAGGTGGGAGACGAGCCCGGAGGCGATCCGGTCCGCCGAGGCGGGGTCGGCGGACAGGGCGCTCAGGGCGTCGGCCGCGTCGACGTCGTTCACCTCTGCCACGATCATGTCGATGAGCGTCGGGATGGTGTCTGCCACGCCGTGCGGCCCGAGCGCCAGGGCCGCATGCCTGCGGACCACGATGTCGGTGCTGGTGAGCGCCTGCTGCAGTAGGGCGTCGGCCGTGTCGTTGCCGATCGCGGCGATGGCTTGCACGGCACGCTTGCGCACCTCGGCCTCCGGCGCTTCCAGGCCCCGCGCCAGCAGCGCCAGGCCCTCGTCGCCGGAACGGGCCAGAGCCCAGCGCAGGGCTCCGGCCACGTTCGGGTCGGTCTCGTTCAGCGCCGCCTCGACCAGT contains these protein-coding regions:
- a CDS encoding HEAT repeat domain-containing protein yields the protein MLIGEVTRRSGVSARMLRHYDSLGLVRPTGRSGTGYREYSGEDIRRIFHIESLRSLGLSLREVGRALDDPDFTPSGLVDDLIRQTLDRIANETELLTRLRRIGAAEPAGWEDVLQIVALLQALGSDSAGKRQRAALSSAAEDRMPVEALVEAALNETDPNVAGALRWALARSGDEGLALLARGLEAPEAEVRKRAVQAIAAIGNDTADALLQQALTSTDIVVRRHAALALGPHGVADTIPTLIDMIVAEVNDVDAADALSALSADPASADRIASGLVSHLDSGVADSSARRRLTQALAGIPGSTASRALAELAQDEDRGVALTAAYIIGLRDARDSGGR